One Gloeothece verrucosa PCC 7822 DNA window includes the following coding sequences:
- a CDS encoding HNH endonuclease, whose translation MTIPKKVLDLVRERANYRCEYCHYLEFLSTSPLTIDHILPKSIGGTDDINNLALACRRCNERHYNFVSGIDPQTQQEASLFNPRLSQWSEHFVWTVDGTKIIGITAIGRATCERLDLNDERRNDRFIQRSRSLWKQGGWHPPEEDPCL comes from the coding sequence GTGACAATTCCTAAAAAAGTTTTAGACTTAGTACGAGAACGGGCAAATTATCGCTGTGAATATTGTCATTATCTTGAATTTCTTAGTACATCCCCTTTAACTATTGATCATATTTTGCCAAAATCAATTGGTGGAACGGATGATATAAATAATCTTGCCTTGGCTTGTCGTCGTTGTAATGAACGTCATTATAATTTCGTTTCAGGCATTGATCCACAAACTCAGCAGGAAGCGTCTTTATTTAATCCCCGGCTCTCACAATGGTCAGAGCATTTTGTGTGGACAGTTGATGGAACAAAAATTATCGGTATTACCGCTATTGGTAGAGCTACTTGTGAGCGCCTAGATCTTAATGACGAACGCCGTAATGATCGTTTTATTCAAAGATCCAGAAGCTTGTGGAAACAAGGAGGTTGGCATCCTCCCGAAGAAGATCCTTGCCTTTAG